TTTCCAGTCGACCTTGTGCTTCTCGAGGTAGTCGTCGACGGCCGCGCCGACGGTCGGATGGAAGTTCTCGGGACCCAGCCGCTCGAACAGGCCGAAGCGCTTCAGCTTGTCCTTGACCGGGTCCTTCATCTCGGCGAAGTCCAGCTCGATCTGCGCTTCTTCCAGTGTTCGGTCGAGCTCGGCGAGCATGTCCGCCGAGGTCACATCGATGCTGGTCACCGGCTCGGCCGCGATCAGGAGCTGGCGCACGGGCGTCGGCGATTCCTCCAACGCCTCGAGCACGCGCTTGCGAAACTGCTCGGCGTTGGCGAAGAAGAGCGGCGCGTCCCAGCGGAACAGCACCAGGCCGGGCACCCGCCGAGCATCGGGATAACGCGTGATGTCGTGGTAGCCGCGGACCCCGTCCGCGCGCCCGAGCACGGCGGAATGCGGGCGCCAGCCGTCCCATAGGAACTCGATCACGGCCGCCACGATGGCCAGCCCGATCCCCGCGATCGTGCCGAACACCACGACTCCGGCGGTGCAGGCGATCGAGAGCCAAAACTCCCAGCGCTGGATCCGATGGACTCGCCGCAAGTCGGCCAGCTCGAAGAGACCGATGGCCGAGGCGATCACGACCGCGGCCAGCGCGACGTTCGGCAAATCCTCGAGAAGCGCCGGAGCGAAGGCCACCAGCGAGGCGACCGCCAGCGCCCCGACCACGCCGGTCATCTGCGTCTTGGCTCCCGATGCCTCGGCGACCGGCGTGCGCGAGGAGCTGCTGCTGATCGGGAAGCCCTTGAAGAGTCCGCTGGCCAGGTTGGCGGCGCCGAGGCCGATCAGCTCCTGGCTGGGATTCACCGGCGCGCCGGACTTGGAGGAGTAGGTTCGAGAGAGCACGGTGGTGTCGGCAAACGACACCATCGTGACCGCGAGCGCGCCGGCCAGGATGGCATTGATCTCCTTGAGATCGAGATCGGGCCACTCGAAGGTTGGAAGCCCTTGCGGAAGCAAGCCCAGCACTTTCACCCCGCGCTCTTCGAGGCCGAGCCAGACCACGGCGAGGGTCGCCCCTGCCACCGCGAGGAGGATGCCGGGCACGCGCTTGAAGCGCTTGAGCACGAGGATGACGAGGAGCGTCGCGGCGCCGACCGCGAAGGTCAGAAGGTCCGTTTGACCCGCGAACACCTGCCGCGCCACGAGCCACAGGTCGCGGAGCGGCTCCCCGCGCTCGATCGAGAGGCCGAGGAGCTTCGGCAGCTGGCTGATCAGCACCACGATCGCGATGCCGTTCATGTAACCGTAGCGGATCGGCTTCGAGATCAGCTCGGTCACGAAGCCGAGACGAAAGACACCGGCCAGAATCAGCACCAATCCGGAGACGATGGCCATGCCGGCGCCGAGCGCGACGGCGCGCGCCGGATCGCCGGCCGCGAGCGGCGCGATGGCGGCGAAGATCAGGGGCGCCAGGGACGAGTCGGGACCGAGCACCAGGATGCGACTCGGGCCAAACAGCGCGTACGCCACCAGGCACACGATCGTGGCGTAGAGCCCGTTGATCCCCGGGATGCCCGCGGCGTGCGCGTACGCGATCCCGGCCGGAACCAGCATGGTGGCGAGCACCAGGCCGGCCATCAGATCGCTCGGCAACCATCCGATCCGGTACTCGCGCGCGATGGCGACGCCGGGAATCCAGCGACGCCAGCCGCGGGGCTCGCGCGGCGCCGCAAGGCGTCCAGGAACCTGAGGCTGTCCGGCCGCGACGTCGCTCCTCGCCCCGCGCACCCCTCCCCGCTCCGCCACGAAACCTGCCTAGGTGTGCGAGGCCTTGCGCCGCGCGCCGGCCAGCACCTCCCACAACGCTCGCCCGGTCGCGATCCAGCCTATGACCCCGCGCGGACGCACCATCGTGAGCGCCGCCATCGCGGCCCCGATGCCGGCGCCGAGCCAGGGGGTTCGTTTCAAGCCGCGCACGAACGCCAGACCTCGATCGACGACGCGGACCGGCTTTTCCAGCTCGCCGAGAAGCCGAGCGAGCTCGGCCCGCTCGTGCGCCGCACGCTCGACCAGCTGGGCGCGACGGGCATGCAGCGCTTCCCGCTCGCTCATCGCCGGCCTCGGATGCGATCCCGGTCCTTGCGGAGCTCGGCCAGCGTGGTCGCGAACATCGGCGGCCGGTGCTTGAGCCAATGTCTCATCCACAACGCCCCACCCACGGCGCCCAGCAACAAGATCAGCGCGCCGATTCCGATCGCGGCCAGACGGTTGGATTCTCCGACGGCGAGCACGACGAACAGCAGCGCGAAGATGAGACCGACCTGCAGGCAGAAGAGCACCGTGAGCGCGACCAGAATCAGCCGCACCAGGTTGAGGCGCTCTTCCTTCACTTCGGTGGAGAGGATCTCCAGCCGCGTCGTCACCACCTGAAGCAGGTTGTGGCCGAGGCGGTGAAGTGAAGCGACGAAGCCGCCTTCGCGCGGCGGGTCCGATTCGCTGTTCATGGCGGCCTCAGCGCCGCGCGATCAGAACGCCGACCACCACTCCCGCGGCCGCGGCGAGGCCCACGGCGCCCCATGGATGCTCATGGACGTACGCGTCCGTCGAGCGCGCGGCCTCTTTGGCGCGATCGACGACCTCGAGATCCGCCACGCGCTGCCGCGCCGCCCGGATGGTCTCCTCCGCGCGCGCCCGCGCGGCCTTGATGCGATCGCCGGTCGCGCTGGTCGTTGCCTCGAGCAGCTCCTGCGCGTCGGCGATGACGGCTTTCATGTCGACGACGAGCTGTTCGCGGGCATCGTGGATCGTTCCTGGGGTCATGGCGGGCCTCCTTCGGCTCGAGCCGCTCGTGCGGCTCCTGAAGTGGATTCCTTGCGGTCAGGGGGAATGAATCTACTGGAAGTCCGAAAGCGATGCTCGTCGTGTTACCGTTCCCCGCTTCGACCCCCTTCGAGGAGGCTCGGTGTCCGGGATCACCCGCCATCCCAAGGTTTCCACGCGAGCGCTGCCGGCGCTGGTGGCTTCCGCCTGGCTCCTGCCCTCGCTTGCCTTCGCGCAGCTCCGGATCATTCCCGACCCGTCCAGCGTCCAGACCGGATCGGGCCGGCTCGCTCTGACGGGCGCCGTGACCATCGCGGTCGGCAACGACGCGGAGGACCGCTTTGCCGCGGAGCTGCTCGGCGAAGAGATCCGCGCCGCCACGGGCAAGGATCCGCGCGTGGTTCAAAGCGGCAGCGGCACGATCGTCCTGCGCCGCGACGGGAGTCTCGCCGCGGCGGGCGACGAAGGCTACCGGCTCGAGGTGAAGAGCGGTGGCGTCACGGTGACGGCCCGCACCGCCGCCGGTCTCTTCTACGGCGTCCAGACCCTGCGCCAGATGATCGAGCCGGCGGGCATTCCGGTGGCCACGATCGAGGACCGCCCGGCCATGCGCTGGCGAGGCGTGCACGACGACATCAGCCGCGGACCGGTGCCGACCGTCGAGGCGCTCAAGCGCCGCATCGCGATCCTCGCCGAGTTCAAGGTCAACCTCTACGCGCTCTACTCCGAGCAGGCGATCGCCTATCGCAGTGAGCCTCTGGTCGCCAATCCCGGCGGCGCGTTCACGCCGGAAGAGCTTCGCGACGTATCGGCCTTCGCGAGCCGCCACCACGTCGCCCTGATGATCGAGCAGCAGGTCTTCGGCCACCTCGACCGCCTGCTCGGCTACGAGCGCTACAAGGAGCTGGCCGAGACGCCGCTCTCCGGCGCGCTCGCTCCCGCGAATCCCAAGAGCCTGGCGCTGGCGGAGACGCTGCTCACCGAGGCCGCGTCGTATTCCTCCGCGCCGTTCGTCCACGTCGGCGGCGACGAGATGACCGAGATCGGCAAGGGCCAGTCGCGCGAGCTGGTGGCGAAGCGAGGGCTCGGGAACGTCTATGTCGACTGGCTCGCGCGCCTCGACCGCACGCTCGCGGCACGCGGCAAGCGGACCATGTTCTGGGGCGACTTCATCGAGTCGCATCCCGAGGTTGCGGCCAGGCTTCCCAAGAGCGCGGTGGCGGCGGTGTGGGACTACTCGGGACGCGAGAACTTCGAGTCCCGGCTGGCGATCTTCCGCAATGCCGGCGTGGACGTGTTCGTCTGCCCAGGCGCCATCAACTGGAGCCGCATCTTCCCCAACCTGTCGATCGCGATTCCCAACATCCGAGGTCTCACCCGCGAAGGCCAGAAGAAGGGCGCCCTGGGCCAGCTGACCTGCACCTGGGACGACAACGGCGACGCCCTCTTCGGGCTGTGCTGGTATCCGGTCCTCTACGGCGCGGCCGCGGCGTGGAAGAGCGGCGACTACGATCCCGAGCGCTTCCGGCTCGCGTTCGACTGGGCCTTCCTGCGCAGTCCGGGGCACGAAGCCGCGGATGCCGTGGCGAGCGTGGCGAGCGCCCACACCATCCTGCAGAGCGTGCGCCCGATGGACGCGACCATCGAGTTGTCGTGGCTCAACCCGGCGCGCGGCAGCCTCGACCGGCGTCTGCTCGGCATGATCGGGGCGCCGACGCTCGACCTGCGGCGCGCGCAGGAGCAGGCCATCGAGCAGGTCGAGCGTGCACGGGTGAAGGCGCGACGCAACGCCGACCAGCTCGACTACGTGGCCTTCGCCGCGCGCCGGCTCCACGCGATCGGGCAGCGCGCGATCCTGGCCGAGCGGCTCAAGGCGTACTACCAGGACGCCTTCGACCACCAGAAGACCAAGGACAAATCGGCCCGGGTGGTGGATCGACTCAACGCCATCCTCGGTCTCATCGCGCAAGGCCGCGAGCAGAGCGCGATGCTGCGCGACGAGTACCAGCGCCTGTGGCTGGCCGAGAATCGGCCCTACTGGCTCGGCAACGTGCTCGCCGAGTTCGACCGCGATCTCCAGGTCTGGGCCGAGAAGTGGGACCGCATCCGGGTGGCCCTGGTCGAGTTCCGAAATGGCACGCCCCTGCCCGCCCCGGAGGCGCTGGGGCTCGGCGCCTGAGCGCCTCGCTCACTCCGGCGCGGCGTCGAGGACTCTCCTTGCAGGACATGAATCCGAGGCATTAGCCTTCTTGCCCCGTGCCGGCAGGATGCCGGCTCCCGCACCACCCCAATCGAAGGCTCATCGATGCGCGATTCCGCTTCACGCGCACCGCGTCGCGACGTGCGTGCCCTCTGGCTCCTTGGTCTGCTGCTCGTCGTGGCGGCCCCTCTCGTGTTCGCCCAGCAGCCTCCGGCTCAGCCGACGAGTCCCTTCTGGGGAACGTCGCCTCCCAACAACCCCAATCCCTTCGCGTCCCCGCTGCCCCAGCCGGCTCAGGCTTCGCCTCGGCAGCCGGCGTCGCCGGTGATCGCCCGGGTGGAAGGGCGTGAGATCACCGAGGACGAATACGACAAGATCGCGGATCCCTACTTCGCCCAGCTCAAGGCGCAGTTCGGAGCGAGCTTCGATCGCAACATGCAGCGCACCGCATCGCTCAACGTCCTCGACGAGCTGATCAAGCGGGAGCTGCTCGCGATCGAGTCGCAGCGCCAGAGCACGCCGGTCACGCAGGAGGACATCGACAACGTCATCAAGGACCAGCCGTTCTTCATGACCGACGGCAAGTTCGACCCGGTGAAGTTCAGCAGCTACAAGTCGGATCCCCGGTCCAACTACCAGCTCATCCTGCCCCAGATCAAGCAGACCGCGCAGATGCGAAAGCTCGACGAATCGCTGCGCCAGCGATTCAAGCCCACGCAGGCCCAGGTGCGCGCCGAGTGGGCAAAGCGCTATGACCAGGTGCGCTTCAAGCTGCTGCCGCTGCTGACCCGCGAGATGCCGATCGAGCCCGAGGCGCCCGAGGCGGAATGGGCGCGCTACTACCAGGCGCATCCCGACGAGTTCGCCAAGCGCACCCGGGTGCGCCTTCGCTACCAGCGTCTGCCGCTTCCGGCCGAGGGCGACTCGACGCGCGCGGACGAGGAGAAGAAGGCGCTCGCGCGGGCCCGCGGCATCGCGGACTCGCTGCGCCGCCGAACCCTGGCCGATACCACCGAGCGCTTCACCGACACCGGCTTGTTCGAGATTCCCGCCCCCATCATCCCCAGCCTCGGCCGGGTGCAGGGCCTGAACGACACGCTCGCCAAGGCGGACACCGATTCGACCATCCGGGTGGTGGGACCCTACGTCGCGTCCGATGCGGTGTTCGTCGGATCGATCGTCGAGCGCCTACCCAAGCAGGTGCCCCCGATGCGGGAGGTGCTGGGCGAGGTCAAGCGCCGCGCCGACAGCGAGCACCGGCGCCTGACGGCCGAAGCCGACCGCCGCGCCTATTACCTGGCGCACCAGGACAAGTGGCGTGGCACTCGCGCCGCCATCACCCGCGTGACGCTCCGCGAGTCGGCGATCGCCACGCCCAAGCCGCCGACTCCTCAGGAGGTCCAGCGCTGGTATGCGCAGCACGGGCATAGCCTGTTCGGCAAGCCCGACACCTCGAAGGCCTGGATCCCGCCGCTTTCGGACTCGCTCCGTGTTCTGGTCGCCGCCCGCATCACGCAGGAGCAGCGCGCCAAGGCGGCCCACGATGCGCTGGCCAAGATCGTCACTGCGCTCCGCGGCTCTCGCGATCCCCGCCCGATGGCGAAGTCGGCCGGCGCCGCGGTCGAGAGCCTGACGATCTATGCGCTGACGTCTTCCGACACGCTGTGGAGGTCGCCCTTCCTCGATTCTCTGCGCAACACGGCGCTCGCGAGCAAGGGAGTGGTCCAGGGGCCGCGGCTCTTCAACGCGTGGTGGGCGGTATGGAGGATCGACGCGGCGGATACCGGGTTCGTTCCCACCTACGAGGCGGCAAAGGCCCGCTCGGACATCGACTTCAATCAGGAGAAGCTGAAGAAAGACGAGGCCGAGGCGCGGGCTTACTTCGACCAGCACCGCTCGGAGTTCAAGACGCCGCTCAAGTACGCGCTCGACTACGTCGCGGTCACGATCCCACCTGCCGACTCCATGAAGGTCACCGACGCCGAAGTGCGGCGCCGCTACGACGCGACCCGCGAGACCTATCGTGAAGAGGAGCAGGTGAAGGCACGGCACATCCTGTTCTCGACCCGAGAACAGGGCCCGGATGTCGACAAGAAAGCCAAGGCGCGCGCAGACTCGCTGCTGGGTGGGATCCGCAAGAACGGCGGCGACTTCGCCGAGCTTGCCAAGCTCTTCTCGCAGGAGCCGGGTGCCGCGAACCGCGGCGGTGATCTGGGCTGGTTTGGACGCAAGCGGATGGTGAAGGAATTCGAGGACGCCGCCTTCGCGCTCAAGCCGGGTGAGATGAGCCCGGTGGTGAAGACGATGTTCGGGTACCACATCATCAAGGTGGAGGATCGGAAAGCCGCGGGCATCAAGCCGTTCGACGAGGTGAAGCCCGGACTCAAGGCGCAGATGGCGCAGGCGCGGGCCGACTCGAGCGCCATGCGCGCCGCCAGCACGCTGCGCCGCAAGCTGGCCGCGGGCGGCGACGTGAAAGCCCTGGCCGCGCCGTACGGAGGCATCATCGGGGCCGCGCCGATCGCGGCCAACGAGAACGTGCCCGCCCTTGGCATGGTGACGGGACTGAGCCAGGACCTTCCCACGATGACCACCGGCAAGTGGGCGGCGAAGAGCTATCGCGCGAACACTCGTTACGCCGTCTTCCGCCTGCGTCAGAAGCTCCCCGCGCATCCCGCGGAGTTCACCGAGGCCAAGTCGCAGGCGCTCGAAGCGGTGCGCAACCAGAAACGCCTCAAGGCCCTGGACGAGAAGACCCGGGCGATTCGCACGGCGCTCGCCTCGGGCGTCCCGCTCGACTCGATCGCCGCGCCCTATGGCGGGCTGAGAGACAGCGGACCGACGATCCGCTCCGCGAGCTACGTGCCGATGCTCGGCATGGAGCCGCGAGTGGTCGAGAAGGCCTTCGCCACCAAGCTTGGCCAGACCACCGACTCCCTGCACGTCGCCCTGGGACGCGCGTGGCTGCGCGTCGAGGAGCGCAAGTCGGGAGATCCCGCCACCTTCACCGCGACCTCGGCGCAGATCGAGGCGGATCTGGCGAAGAAGCGCTACGACGCCTGGGTGGACGAAAAGAAGAAGACGGTGAAGATCGAGGTCATTCGACCCGACCTGAAGGGCCCGCGGGCCGTGGCCTCTCTCAACTAGGAGCGGCGACGCGCATGTGAAGAACCGATGGCGCCATCTCGGCGCAGCCGCGGCGCTGGCCTGCGCCGCGGTGGCGCTGCTCACGATGGTGATGCACGACTCGATGATCTACTTCCCCAGTCGCGCGAGCGAGCCGGAGAGTGTGCGCCGCGCGGCGGCGCTCGGGCTCTCGCCATGGCGGGACTCCGAGGGCCGGATCGTCGGATGGCAGCGTCCAGACCCGCGGGCCTCGGCCCGGCTGGTCGTCTTCCACGGCAACGCCGGCTCAGCGCTGGATCGCGCGCCTTACGTCGGCGCCTTCGCCGCGCTGGGGTGGGAAGTGTCGATCTTCGAATACCCGGGCTACGGCGCGCGCGCCGGCCGGCCCGGGAAGGACGCCTTCATTCGCACCGGGCGCTCCGCCGTCGCCGAGATGATGCGTGCCGACCCGCGTCCGCTCACTTTGCTCGGGGAGAGCATCGGCGCCGGCGCCGCGAGCGCGCTGCTGGAGACCGAGGCCGGTCTGGCCGGGGCCATTCTCGTGGTGCCGTTCGCCCGGCTCATCGATGTCGCATGGAGCCATTACGGCCCATTGGCCTTCCTGCTGCGCGACCGGTGGGACAACCTCGCCGCGCTGAAGGCTGCGCGCGTGCCCGTCGCGTTCGTGGTCGCCACCGAGGACGAGGTCATCGGCGCTCCTCAGGGCCGCAAGCTCCACGAGTCCTATGCCGGCCCGAAGCTTCTGATGGAGTTGCCCGGCAGCTCTCACAATGGATTCCCGCTGGGCCCCGAGGTGGAGTGGGTGCGCGCGGTGGATGCCTTTCTCCGCGGGCATCAGGTGTCGCGAGCGAGTCCTGGCGGTTCCTCCGACCGTTCCCCGTTGTAACTCCTTGCTCTCCCTGGGGAGAGCAAGGAATTACATGAAGTGTTCGAGGGCTCTCACGAGGGGTCTTTCTTCACCAGGGA
This region of Candidatus Eisenbacteria bacterium genomic DNA includes:
- a CDS encoding beta-N-acetylhexosaminidase, giving the protein MSGITRHPKVSTRALPALVASAWLLPSLAFAQLRIIPDPSSVQTGSGRLALTGAVTIAVGNDAEDRFAAELLGEEIRAATGKDPRVVQSGSGTIVLRRDGSLAAAGDEGYRLEVKSGGVTVTARTAAGLFYGVQTLRQMIEPAGIPVATIEDRPAMRWRGVHDDISRGPVPTVEALKRRIAILAEFKVNLYALYSEQAIAYRSEPLVANPGGAFTPEELRDVSAFASRHHVALMIEQQVFGHLDRLLGYERYKELAETPLSGALAPANPKSLALAETLLTEAASYSSAPFVHVGGDEMTEIGKGQSRELVAKRGLGNVYVDWLARLDRTLAARGKRTMFWGDFIESHPEVAARLPKSAVAAVWDYSGRENFESRLAIFRNAGVDVFVCPGAINWSRIFPNLSIAIPNIRGLTREGQKKGALGQLTCTWDDNGDALFGLCWYPVLYGAAAAWKSGDYDPERFRLAFDWAFLRSPGHEAADAVASVASAHTILQSVRPMDATIELSWLNPARGSLDRRLLGMIGAPTLDLRRAQEQAIEQVERARVKARRNADQLDYVAFAARRLHAIGQRAILAERLKAYYQDAFDHQKTKDKSARVVDRLNAILGLIAQGREQSAMLRDEYQRLWLAENRPYWLGNVLAEFDRDLQVWAEKWDRIRVALVEFRNGTPLPAPEALGLGA
- a CDS encoding SulP family inorganic anion transporter, producing MRGARSDVAAGQPQVPGRLAAPREPRGWRRWIPGVAIAREYRIGWLPSDLMAGLVLATMLVPAGIAYAHAAGIPGINGLYATIVCLVAYALFGPSRILVLGPDSSLAPLIFAAIAPLAAGDPARAVALGAGMAIVSGLVLILAGVFRLGFVTELISKPIRYGYMNGIAIVVLISQLPKLLGLSIERGEPLRDLWLVARQVFAGQTDLLTFAVGAATLLVILVLKRFKRVPGILLAVAGATLAVVWLGLEERGVKVLGLLPQGLPTFEWPDLDLKEINAILAGALAVTMVSFADTTVLSRTYSSKSGAPVNPSQELIGLGAANLASGLFKGFPISSSSSRTPVAEASGAKTQMTGVVGALAVASLVAFAPALLEDLPNVALAAVVIASAIGLFELADLRRVHRIQRWEFWLSIACTAGVVVFGTIAGIGLAIVAAVIEFLWDGWRPHSAVLGRADGVRGYHDITRYPDARRVPGLVLFRWDAPLFFANAEQFRKRVLEALEESPTPVRQLLIAAEPVTSIDVTSADMLAELDRTLEEAQIELDFAEMKDPVKDKLKRFGLFERLGPENFHPTVGAAVDDYLEKHKVDWKP
- a CDS encoding alpha/beta hydrolase translates to MKNRWRHLGAAAALACAAVALLTMVMHDSMIYFPSRASEPESVRRAAALGLSPWRDSEGRIVGWQRPDPRASARLVVFHGNAGSALDRAPYVGAFAALGWEVSIFEYPGYGARAGRPGKDAFIRTGRSAVAEMMRADPRPLTLLGESIGAGAASALLETEAGLAGAILVVPFARLIDVAWSHYGPLAFLLRDRWDNLAALKAARVPVAFVVATEDEVIGAPQGRKLHESYAGPKLLMELPGSSHNGFPLGPEVEWVRAVDAFLRGHQVSRASPGGSSDRSPL
- a CDS encoding phage holin family protein, encoding MNSESDPPREGGFVASLHRLGHNLLQVVTTRLEILSTEVKEERLNLVRLILVALTVLFCLQVGLIFALLFVVLAVGESNRLAAIGIGALILLLGAVGGALWMRHWLKHRPPMFATTLAELRKDRDRIRGRR
- a CDS encoding peptidyl-prolyl cis-trans isomerase, coding for MRDSASRAPRRDVRALWLLGLLLVVAAPLVFAQQPPAQPTSPFWGTSPPNNPNPFASPLPQPAQASPRQPASPVIARVEGREITEDEYDKIADPYFAQLKAQFGASFDRNMQRTASLNVLDELIKRELLAIESQRQSTPVTQEDIDNVIKDQPFFMTDGKFDPVKFSSYKSDPRSNYQLILPQIKQTAQMRKLDESLRQRFKPTQAQVRAEWAKRYDQVRFKLLPLLTREMPIEPEAPEAEWARYYQAHPDEFAKRTRVRLRYQRLPLPAEGDSTRADEEKKALARARGIADSLRRRTLADTTERFTDTGLFEIPAPIIPSLGRVQGLNDTLAKADTDSTIRVVGPYVASDAVFVGSIVERLPKQVPPMREVLGEVKRRADSEHRRLTAEADRRAYYLAHQDKWRGTRAAITRVTLRESAIATPKPPTPQEVQRWYAQHGHSLFGKPDTSKAWIPPLSDSLRVLVAARITQEQRAKAAHDALAKIVTALRGSRDPRPMAKSAGAAVESLTIYALTSSDTLWRSPFLDSLRNTALASKGVVQGPRLFNAWWAVWRIDAADTGFVPTYEAAKARSDIDFNQEKLKKDEAEARAYFDQHRSEFKTPLKYALDYVAVTIPPADSMKVTDAEVRRRYDATRETYREEEQVKARHILFSTREQGPDVDKKAKARADSLLGGIRKNGGDFAELAKLFSQEPGAANRGGDLGWFGRKRMVKEFEDAAFALKPGEMSPVVKTMFGYHIIKVEDRKAAGIKPFDEVKPGLKAQMAQARADSSAMRAASTLRRKLAAGGDVKALAAPYGGIIGAAPIAANENVPALGMVTGLSQDLPTMTTGKWAAKSYRANTRYAVFRLRQKLPAHPAEFTEAKSQALEAVRNQKRLKALDEKTRAIRTALASGVPLDSIAAPYGGLRDSGPTIRSASYVPMLGMEPRVVEKAFATKLGQTTDSLHVALGRAWLRVEERKSGDPATFTATSAQIEADLAKKRYDAWVDEKKKTVKIEVIRPDLKGPRAVASLN
- a CDS encoding DUF883 family protein produces the protein MTPGTIHDAREQLVVDMKAVIADAQELLEATTSATGDRIKAARARAEETIRAARQRVADLEVVDRAKEAARSTDAYVHEHPWGAVGLAAAAGVVVGVLIARR
- a CDS encoding YqjK family protein is translated as MSEREALHARRAQLVERAAHERAELARLLGELEKPVRVVDRGLAFVRGLKRTPWLGAGIGAAMAALTMVRPRGVIGWIATGRALWEVLAGARRKASHT